Proteins encoded together in one Lutra lutra chromosome 4, mLutLut1.2, whole genome shotgun sequence window:
- the PLEKHG5 gene encoding pleckstrin homology domain-containing family G member 5 isoform X7 has translation MDDQSLAEEKGLHCQNPDCMDKGRAAKVCHHAECQQLHRRGPLNLCEVCDSKFHSAMHYDGHVRFDLPPQGSVLARNVSTRSCPPRTSPAVDLEEEEESSVDGKGDRKSTGLKLSKKARRRHTDDPSKECFTLKFDLNVDIETEIVPAMKKKSLGEVLLPVFERKGVALGKVDIYLDQSNTPLSLTFEAYRFGGHYLRVKAKPGDEGKVEQGVKDSKSLSLPILRPARAGTPSLERADPQSRRESLDILAPGRRRKNMSEFLGETSIPGQEAPASSSCSLPSGSSGGSDSWKNRAASRFSGFFSSGPSTSTFGREVDKMEQLEGKLHAYGLFGLPRLARRLRFDHDSWEEEGDEEEEEDDACLQLEDSWRELIDRHEKLTRRQCHQQEAVWELLHTEASYIKKLRVITNLFLCCLLNLQESGLLCEVEAERLFSNIPEIARLHRGLWASVMAPVLEKARRTRALLQPGDFLRGFKMFGSLFKPYVRYCLEEEGCMEYMRGLLRDNDLFRAYVTWAEKHPQCQRLKLSDMLAKPHQRLTKYPLLLKSVLRRTDEPRAKEAVVTMIDSAERFLHHVNACMRQRQERQRLAAVVSRIDAYEVVEGSNDEVDKLLKEFMHLDLTAPIPGASPEETRQLLLEGSLRMKEGKDGKMDVYCFLFTDLLLVTKAVKKAERTKVVRPPLLVDKIVCRELRDPGSFLLIYLNEFHSAVGAYTFQASSQALCRGWVDAIYNAQNQLQQLRAQEHPGSQQHLQSLEEEEDEQEEEDDEEEEEEDGGERSTSAASSPTILRKSSNSLNSQRCASDGSTETLAMVVVEPGETPSSPEFEGGPFSSQSDETSLSTTASSVTPTGELLPLGPVDGRSCSMDSAYGTLSPTSLQDFAAPTPAGEPVPRPPELPQAPSPPPSPHLRRRTPVLLLPRLPHLLKSKSEASLLQLLSGATTCRAPPTPSRSLSELCLAVTVPGTRTQGFPREAGSSWARRGTQNPGRGSEPSELEGRTSCLVGEPKRPARRSKELPRVQSEPPPGISAQHRRLTLAQLYRIRTTLLLNSTLTAS, from the exons ATGG ACGACCAGAGCCTGGCGGAGGAGAAGGGACTGCACTGTCAGAACCCAGACTGCATGGACAAGGGGCGCGCAGCCAAG GTATGCCACCACGCTGAGTGCCAGCAGCTGCACCGCCGGGGACCCCTCAACCTCTGTGAGGTCTGTGACAGCAAGTTCCACAGCGCCATGCATTATGATGGGCACGTCCGCTTTGACCTGCCCCCACAag GCTCTGTCCTGGCCCGGAACGTGTCTACCCGGTCATGCCCCCCACGCACCAGCCCTGCAGTGGacttggaggaggaagaggaaagctcTGTGGACGGCAAAGG GGACCGGAAGAGCACAGGCCTGAAACTCTCCAAGAAGGCAAGAAGGAGACACACAGAT GACCCAAGCAAGGAGTGCTTCACCCTGAAATTTGACCTGAATGTGGACATTGAGACAGAGATCGTTCCAGCCATGAAGAAGAAGTCGCTGGG ggaggtgcTGCTGCCGGTGTTTGAAAGGAAGGGCGTAGCCCTGGGTAAAGTGGATATCTACCTGGACCAGTCCAACACACCCCTGTCCCTCACCTTTGAGGCCTACCGGTTCGGGGGACACTACCTACGGGTCAAAG CCAAGCCAGGGGACGAGGGGAAGGTGGAGCAGGGAGTAAAGGACTCCAAGTCCCTGAGTCTGCCAATCCTGCGGCCAGCCAGGGCTGGGACCCCCTCCTTGGAGCGTGCGGACCCCCAGAGCCGCCGGGAGAGCCTGGACATCCTG GCCCCTGGGCGCCGCCGAAAGAACATGTCGGAGTTCCTGGGGGAGACGAGCATCCCTGGCCAGGAGGCCCCCGCATCTTCCAgctgctctctgcccagtggCAGCAGTGGTGGCAGTGACAGCTGGAAGAACCGGGCTGCCAGTCGCTTCAGTGGCTTCTTCAGCTCGGGCCCCAGCACCAGCACCTTTGGCCGG GAGGTGGACAAGATGGAGCAGCTGGAGGGCAAACTGCACGCGTATGGCCTCTTCGGGCTGCCCCGGCTGGCCCGGAGGCTGCGCTTCGACCACGACTcgtgggaggaagagggggatgaggaggaagaggaggacgaCGCCTGCCTACAGCTGGAGGACAGCTGGCGGGAGCTCATTGACAGGCATGAG AAGCTGACGCGGAGGCAGTGCCACCAGCAGGAGGCGGTGTGGGAGCTCCTGCACACGGAGGCCTCCTACATTAAGAAACTGCGGGTGATCACCAAC ctgTTCCTCTGCTGCCTCCTGAACCTGCAAGAGTCGGGGCTGCTGTGCGAG GTGGAGGCCGAGCGCCTGTTCAGCAACATCCCCGAGATCGCGCGGCTGCACCGCGGACTGTGGGCCAGCGTGATGGCGCCGGTGCTGGAGAAGGCGCGGCGCACGCGGGCGCTGCTGCAGCCCGGGGACTTCCTCAGAGGCTTCAAGATG TTCGGCTCCCTGTTCAAGCCCTACGTCCGGtactgcctggaggaggagggctgcATGGAGTACATGCGCGGCCTGCTGCGCGACAACGACCTCTTCCGGGCCTACGTCACG TGGGCCGAGAAGCACCCGCAGTGCCAGCGGCTGAAGCTGAGCGACATGCTGGCCAAGCCCCACCAGCGGCTCACCAAGTACCCGCTGCTGCTCAAGTCGGTGCTGAGGAGGACGGACGAGCCGCGCGCCAAGGAGGCCGTCGTCACCATG ATCGACTCCGCCGAGCGCTTCCTCCACCACGTGAACGCGTGCATGCGGCAGCGGCAGGAGCGACAGCGGCTGGCGGCCGTGGTGAGCCGCATCGACGCTTACGAGGTGGTGGAGGGCAGCAACGACGAGGTGGACAAG CTCCTGAAGGAGTTTATGCACCTAGACCTGACAGCACCCATCCCTGGCGCCTCCCCTGAGGAGACGCGACAGCTGCTGCTGGAGGGGAGCCTGAGGATGAAGGAGGGGAAGGACGGCAAG ATGGACGTGTACTGCTTCCTCTTTACGGACCTACTCTTGGTGACCAAGGCAGTGAAGAAGGCTGAGAGGACCAAAGTCGTCCGACCACCACTGCTGGTGGACAAGATTGTGTGCCGAGAGCTACGAGACCCTG GCTCTTTTCTGCTCATCTATCTGAACGAGTTCCACAGTGCCGTGGGCGCCTACACGTTCCAGGCCAGCAGCCAGGCTTTGTGCCGCGGCTGGGTGGACGCCATTTACAATGCCCAG aACCAGCTGCAGCAGCTTCGTGCCCAGGAGCACCCAGGCAGCCAGCAGCACCTGcagagcctggaggaggaggaggatgagcaggaggaggaagacgacgaggaagaggaggaggaggatggcgGGGAGAGGAGCACCTCTGCTGCTAGCTCTCCCACCATCCTGCGCAAAAGCAGCAACAGTCTCAACTCCCAGCGCTG TGCTTCCGATGGCTCCACCGAGACCCTGGCCATGGTTGTGGTGGAGCCCGGGGAGACGCCATCCTCTCCGGAGTTTGAGGGCGGCCCCTTCAGCTCCCAGTCGGACGAGACCTCCCTGAGCACCACGGCCTCCTCTGTCACGCCCACCGGCGAGCTGCTGCCCCTGGGCCCCGTGGATGGCCGCTCCTGCTCCATGGACTCTGCCTACGGCACCCTCTCCCCAACCTCCCTGCAAGACTttgcagcccccacccctgcgGGGGAGCCAGTGCCCCGGCCCCCAGAATTGCCACAAGCCCCCTCAcctccaccctcaccccacctccgCCGCCGCACACCCGTTCTGCTGCTGCCGCGTCTGCCCCACCTGCTCAAGTCCAAATCTGAGGCCAGCCTCCTCCAGTTGCTGTCAGGGGCCACCACGTGTAGAGCGCCCCCCACGCCCAGCCGCAGTCTGTCAGAACTCTGCTTGGCCGTCACAGTCCCTGGCACGAGGACTCAGGGTTTCCCTCGGGAAGCTGGGTCCAGCTGGGCTCGCCGGGGGACACAAAACCCTGGCCGTGGCTCTGAGCCATCAGAGCTGGAGGGCAGAACCAGCTGCCTGGTGGGGGAGCCTAAAAGACCCGCCAGGAGGAGCAAAGAACTGCCCAGGGTCCAGTCCGAGCCCCCCCCCGGGATCTCTGCCCAGCACCGGCGGCTGACGCTCGCCCAGCTGTACCGAATCAGGACCACCCT
- the PLEKHG5 gene encoding pleckstrin homology domain-containing family G member 5 isoform X6 — MDDQSLAEEKGLHCQNPDCMDKGRAAKVCHHAECQQLHRRGPLNLCEVCDSKFHSAMHYDGHVRFDLPPQGSVLARNVSTRSCPPRTSPAVDLEEEEESSVDGKGDRKSTGLKLSKKARRRHTDDPSKECFTLKFDLNVDIETEIVPAMKKKSLGEVLLPVFERKGVALGKVDIYLDQSNTPLSLTFEAYRFGGHYLRVKAKPGDEGKVEQGVKDSKSLSLPILRPARAGTPSLERADPQSRRESLDILAPGRRRKNMSEFLGETSIPGQEAPASSSCSLPSGSSGGSDSWKNRAASRFSGFFSSGPSTSTFGREVDKMEQLEGKLHAYGLFGLPRLARRLRFDHDSWEEEGDEEEEEDDACLQLEDSWRELIDRHEKLTRRQCHQQEAVWELLHTEASYIKKLRVITNLFLCCLLNLQESGLLCEVEAERLFSNIPEIARLHRGLWASVMAPVLEKARRTRALLQPGDFLRGFKMFGSLFKPYVRYCLEEEGCMEYMRGLLRDNDLFRAYVTWAEKHPQCQRLKLSDMLAKPHQRLTKYPLLLKSVLRRTDEPRAKEAVVTMIDSAERFLHHVNACMRQRQERQRLAAVVSRIDAYEVVEGSNDEVDKLLKEFMHLDLTAPIPGASPEETRQLLLEGSLRMKEGKDGKMDVYCFLFTDLLLVTKAVKKAERTKVVRPPLLVDKIVCRELRDPGSFLLIYLNEFHSAVGAYTFQASSQALCRGWVDAIYNAQNQLQQLRAQEHPGSQQHLQSLEEEEDEQEEEDDEEEEEEDGGERSTSAASSPTILRKSSNSLNSQRCASDGSTETLAMVVVEPGETPSSPEFEGGPFSSQSDETSLSTTASSVTPTGELLPLGPVDGRSCSMDSAYGTLSPTSLQDFAAPTPAGEPVPRPPELPQAPSPPPSPHLRRRTPVLLLPRLPHLLKSKSEASLLQLLSGATTCRAPPTPSRSLSELCLAVTVPGTRTQGFPREAGSSWARRGTQNPGRGSEPSELEGRTSCLVGEPKRPARRSKELPRVQSEPPPGISAQHRRLTLAQLYRIRTTLLLNSTLTASEV, encoded by the exons ATGG ACGACCAGAGCCTGGCGGAGGAGAAGGGACTGCACTGTCAGAACCCAGACTGCATGGACAAGGGGCGCGCAGCCAAG GTATGCCACCACGCTGAGTGCCAGCAGCTGCACCGCCGGGGACCCCTCAACCTCTGTGAGGTCTGTGACAGCAAGTTCCACAGCGCCATGCATTATGATGGGCACGTCCGCTTTGACCTGCCCCCACAag GCTCTGTCCTGGCCCGGAACGTGTCTACCCGGTCATGCCCCCCACGCACCAGCCCTGCAGTGGacttggaggaggaagaggaaagctcTGTGGACGGCAAAGG GGACCGGAAGAGCACAGGCCTGAAACTCTCCAAGAAGGCAAGAAGGAGACACACAGAT GACCCAAGCAAGGAGTGCTTCACCCTGAAATTTGACCTGAATGTGGACATTGAGACAGAGATCGTTCCAGCCATGAAGAAGAAGTCGCTGGG ggaggtgcTGCTGCCGGTGTTTGAAAGGAAGGGCGTAGCCCTGGGTAAAGTGGATATCTACCTGGACCAGTCCAACACACCCCTGTCCCTCACCTTTGAGGCCTACCGGTTCGGGGGACACTACCTACGGGTCAAAG CCAAGCCAGGGGACGAGGGGAAGGTGGAGCAGGGAGTAAAGGACTCCAAGTCCCTGAGTCTGCCAATCCTGCGGCCAGCCAGGGCTGGGACCCCCTCCTTGGAGCGTGCGGACCCCCAGAGCCGCCGGGAGAGCCTGGACATCCTG GCCCCTGGGCGCCGCCGAAAGAACATGTCGGAGTTCCTGGGGGAGACGAGCATCCCTGGCCAGGAGGCCCCCGCATCTTCCAgctgctctctgcccagtggCAGCAGTGGTGGCAGTGACAGCTGGAAGAACCGGGCTGCCAGTCGCTTCAGTGGCTTCTTCAGCTCGGGCCCCAGCACCAGCACCTTTGGCCGG GAGGTGGACAAGATGGAGCAGCTGGAGGGCAAACTGCACGCGTATGGCCTCTTCGGGCTGCCCCGGCTGGCCCGGAGGCTGCGCTTCGACCACGACTcgtgggaggaagagggggatgaggaggaagaggaggacgaCGCCTGCCTACAGCTGGAGGACAGCTGGCGGGAGCTCATTGACAGGCATGAG AAGCTGACGCGGAGGCAGTGCCACCAGCAGGAGGCGGTGTGGGAGCTCCTGCACACGGAGGCCTCCTACATTAAGAAACTGCGGGTGATCACCAAC ctgTTCCTCTGCTGCCTCCTGAACCTGCAAGAGTCGGGGCTGCTGTGCGAG GTGGAGGCCGAGCGCCTGTTCAGCAACATCCCCGAGATCGCGCGGCTGCACCGCGGACTGTGGGCCAGCGTGATGGCGCCGGTGCTGGAGAAGGCGCGGCGCACGCGGGCGCTGCTGCAGCCCGGGGACTTCCTCAGAGGCTTCAAGATG TTCGGCTCCCTGTTCAAGCCCTACGTCCGGtactgcctggaggaggagggctgcATGGAGTACATGCGCGGCCTGCTGCGCGACAACGACCTCTTCCGGGCCTACGTCACG TGGGCCGAGAAGCACCCGCAGTGCCAGCGGCTGAAGCTGAGCGACATGCTGGCCAAGCCCCACCAGCGGCTCACCAAGTACCCGCTGCTGCTCAAGTCGGTGCTGAGGAGGACGGACGAGCCGCGCGCCAAGGAGGCCGTCGTCACCATG ATCGACTCCGCCGAGCGCTTCCTCCACCACGTGAACGCGTGCATGCGGCAGCGGCAGGAGCGACAGCGGCTGGCGGCCGTGGTGAGCCGCATCGACGCTTACGAGGTGGTGGAGGGCAGCAACGACGAGGTGGACAAG CTCCTGAAGGAGTTTATGCACCTAGACCTGACAGCACCCATCCCTGGCGCCTCCCCTGAGGAGACGCGACAGCTGCTGCTGGAGGGGAGCCTGAGGATGAAGGAGGGGAAGGACGGCAAG ATGGACGTGTACTGCTTCCTCTTTACGGACCTACTCTTGGTGACCAAGGCAGTGAAGAAGGCTGAGAGGACCAAAGTCGTCCGACCACCACTGCTGGTGGACAAGATTGTGTGCCGAGAGCTACGAGACCCTG GCTCTTTTCTGCTCATCTATCTGAACGAGTTCCACAGTGCCGTGGGCGCCTACACGTTCCAGGCCAGCAGCCAGGCTTTGTGCCGCGGCTGGGTGGACGCCATTTACAATGCCCAG aACCAGCTGCAGCAGCTTCGTGCCCAGGAGCACCCAGGCAGCCAGCAGCACCTGcagagcctggaggaggaggaggatgagcaggaggaggaagacgacgaggaagaggaggaggaggatggcgGGGAGAGGAGCACCTCTGCTGCTAGCTCTCCCACCATCCTGCGCAAAAGCAGCAACAGTCTCAACTCCCAGCGCTG TGCTTCCGATGGCTCCACCGAGACCCTGGCCATGGTTGTGGTGGAGCCCGGGGAGACGCCATCCTCTCCGGAGTTTGAGGGCGGCCCCTTCAGCTCCCAGTCGGACGAGACCTCCCTGAGCACCACGGCCTCCTCTGTCACGCCCACCGGCGAGCTGCTGCCCCTGGGCCCCGTGGATGGCCGCTCCTGCTCCATGGACTCTGCCTACGGCACCCTCTCCCCAACCTCCCTGCAAGACTttgcagcccccacccctgcgGGGGAGCCAGTGCCCCGGCCCCCAGAATTGCCACAAGCCCCCTCAcctccaccctcaccccacctccgCCGCCGCACACCCGTTCTGCTGCTGCCGCGTCTGCCCCACCTGCTCAAGTCCAAATCTGAGGCCAGCCTCCTCCAGTTGCTGTCAGGGGCCACCACGTGTAGAGCGCCCCCCACGCCCAGCCGCAGTCTGTCAGAACTCTGCTTGGCCGTCACAGTCCCTGGCACGAGGACTCAGGGTTTCCCTCGGGAAGCTGGGTCCAGCTGGGCTCGCCGGGGGACACAAAACCCTGGCCGTGGCTCTGAGCCATCAGAGCTGGAGGGCAGAACCAGCTGCCTGGTGGGGGAGCCTAAAAGACCCGCCAGGAGGAGCAAAGAACTGCCCAGGGTCCAGTCCGAGCCCCCCCCCGGGATCTCTGCCCAGCACCGGCGGCTGACGCTCGCCCAGCTGTACCGAATCAGGACCACCCT
- the PLEKHG5 gene encoding pleckstrin homology domain-containing family G member 5 isoform X4: MGTGPGVSGRRAASRPGPGLPCQAGGRARDGEGQVCHHAECQQLHRRGPLNLCEVCDSKFHSAMHYDGHVRFDLPPQGSVLARNVSTRSCPPRTSPAVDLEEEEESSVDGKGDRKSTGLKLSKKARRRHTDDPSKECFTLKFDLNVDIETEIVPAMKKKSLGEVLLPVFERKGVALGKVDIYLDQSNTPLSLTFEAYRFGGHYLRVKAKPGDEGKVEQGVKDSKSLSLPILRPARAGTPSLERADPQSRRESLDILAPGRRRKNMSEFLGETSIPGQEAPASSSCSLPSGSSGGSDSWKNRAASRFSGFFSSGPSTSTFGREVDKMEQLEGKLHAYGLFGLPRLARRLRFDHDSWEEEGDEEEEEDDACLQLEDSWRELIDRHEKLTRRQCHQQEAVWELLHTEASYIKKLRVITNLFLCCLLNLQESGLLCEVEAERLFSNIPEIARLHRGLWASVMAPVLEKARRTRALLQPGDFLRGFKMFGSLFKPYVRYCLEEEGCMEYMRGLLRDNDLFRAYVTWAEKHPQCQRLKLSDMLAKPHQRLTKYPLLLKSVLRRTDEPRAKEAVVTMIDSAERFLHHVNACMRQRQERQRLAAVVSRIDAYEVVEGSNDEVDKLLKEFMHLDLTAPIPGASPEETRQLLLEGSLRMKEGKDGKMDVYCFLFTDLLLVTKAVKKAERTKVVRPPLLVDKIVCRELRDPGSFLLIYLNEFHSAVGAYTFQASSQALCRGWVDAIYNAQNQLQQLRAQEHPGSQQHLQSLEEEEDEQEEEDDEEEEEEDGGERSTSAASSPTILRKSSNSLNSQRCASDGSTETLAMVVVEPGETPSSPEFEGGPFSSQSDETSLSTTASSVTPTGELLPLGPVDGRSCSMDSAYGTLSPTSLQDFAAPTPAGEPVPRPPELPQAPSPPPSPHLRRRTPVLLLPRLPHLLKSKSEASLLQLLSGATTCRAPPTPSRSLSELCLAVTVPGTRTQGFPREAGSSWARRGTQNPGRGSEPSELEGRTSCLVGEPKRPARRSKELPRVQSEPPPGISAQHRRLTLAQLYRIRTTLLLNSTLTASEV; encoded by the exons ATGGGGACGGGCCCCGGCGTCTCCGGGCGCCGCGCGGCCTCCAGGCCGGGCCCCGGGCTGCCCTGCCAGGCGGGGGGTCGCGCGCGCGACGGTGAAGGACAG GTATGCCACCACGCTGAGTGCCAGCAGCTGCACCGCCGGGGACCCCTCAACCTCTGTGAGGTCTGTGACAGCAAGTTCCACAGCGCCATGCATTATGATGGGCACGTCCGCTTTGACCTGCCCCCACAag GCTCTGTCCTGGCCCGGAACGTGTCTACCCGGTCATGCCCCCCACGCACCAGCCCTGCAGTGGacttggaggaggaagaggaaagctcTGTGGACGGCAAAGG GGACCGGAAGAGCACAGGCCTGAAACTCTCCAAGAAGGCAAGAAGGAGACACACAGAT GACCCAAGCAAGGAGTGCTTCACCCTGAAATTTGACCTGAATGTGGACATTGAGACAGAGATCGTTCCAGCCATGAAGAAGAAGTCGCTGGG ggaggtgcTGCTGCCGGTGTTTGAAAGGAAGGGCGTAGCCCTGGGTAAAGTGGATATCTACCTGGACCAGTCCAACACACCCCTGTCCCTCACCTTTGAGGCCTACCGGTTCGGGGGACACTACCTACGGGTCAAAG CCAAGCCAGGGGACGAGGGGAAGGTGGAGCAGGGAGTAAAGGACTCCAAGTCCCTGAGTCTGCCAATCCTGCGGCCAGCCAGGGCTGGGACCCCCTCCTTGGAGCGTGCGGACCCCCAGAGCCGCCGGGAGAGCCTGGACATCCTG GCCCCTGGGCGCCGCCGAAAGAACATGTCGGAGTTCCTGGGGGAGACGAGCATCCCTGGCCAGGAGGCCCCCGCATCTTCCAgctgctctctgcccagtggCAGCAGTGGTGGCAGTGACAGCTGGAAGAACCGGGCTGCCAGTCGCTTCAGTGGCTTCTTCAGCTCGGGCCCCAGCACCAGCACCTTTGGCCGG GAGGTGGACAAGATGGAGCAGCTGGAGGGCAAACTGCACGCGTATGGCCTCTTCGGGCTGCCCCGGCTGGCCCGGAGGCTGCGCTTCGACCACGACTcgtgggaggaagagggggatgaggaggaagaggaggacgaCGCCTGCCTACAGCTGGAGGACAGCTGGCGGGAGCTCATTGACAGGCATGAG AAGCTGACGCGGAGGCAGTGCCACCAGCAGGAGGCGGTGTGGGAGCTCCTGCACACGGAGGCCTCCTACATTAAGAAACTGCGGGTGATCACCAAC ctgTTCCTCTGCTGCCTCCTGAACCTGCAAGAGTCGGGGCTGCTGTGCGAG GTGGAGGCCGAGCGCCTGTTCAGCAACATCCCCGAGATCGCGCGGCTGCACCGCGGACTGTGGGCCAGCGTGATGGCGCCGGTGCTGGAGAAGGCGCGGCGCACGCGGGCGCTGCTGCAGCCCGGGGACTTCCTCAGAGGCTTCAAGATG TTCGGCTCCCTGTTCAAGCCCTACGTCCGGtactgcctggaggaggagggctgcATGGAGTACATGCGCGGCCTGCTGCGCGACAACGACCTCTTCCGGGCCTACGTCACG TGGGCCGAGAAGCACCCGCAGTGCCAGCGGCTGAAGCTGAGCGACATGCTGGCCAAGCCCCACCAGCGGCTCACCAAGTACCCGCTGCTGCTCAAGTCGGTGCTGAGGAGGACGGACGAGCCGCGCGCCAAGGAGGCCGTCGTCACCATG ATCGACTCCGCCGAGCGCTTCCTCCACCACGTGAACGCGTGCATGCGGCAGCGGCAGGAGCGACAGCGGCTGGCGGCCGTGGTGAGCCGCATCGACGCTTACGAGGTGGTGGAGGGCAGCAACGACGAGGTGGACAAG CTCCTGAAGGAGTTTATGCACCTAGACCTGACAGCACCCATCCCTGGCGCCTCCCCTGAGGAGACGCGACAGCTGCTGCTGGAGGGGAGCCTGAGGATGAAGGAGGGGAAGGACGGCAAG ATGGACGTGTACTGCTTCCTCTTTACGGACCTACTCTTGGTGACCAAGGCAGTGAAGAAGGCTGAGAGGACCAAAGTCGTCCGACCACCACTGCTGGTGGACAAGATTGTGTGCCGAGAGCTACGAGACCCTG GCTCTTTTCTGCTCATCTATCTGAACGAGTTCCACAGTGCCGTGGGCGCCTACACGTTCCAGGCCAGCAGCCAGGCTTTGTGCCGCGGCTGGGTGGACGCCATTTACAATGCCCAG aACCAGCTGCAGCAGCTTCGTGCCCAGGAGCACCCAGGCAGCCAGCAGCACCTGcagagcctggaggaggaggaggatgagcaggaggaggaagacgacgaggaagaggaggaggaggatggcgGGGAGAGGAGCACCTCTGCTGCTAGCTCTCCCACCATCCTGCGCAAAAGCAGCAACAGTCTCAACTCCCAGCGCTG TGCTTCCGATGGCTCCACCGAGACCCTGGCCATGGTTGTGGTGGAGCCCGGGGAGACGCCATCCTCTCCGGAGTTTGAGGGCGGCCCCTTCAGCTCCCAGTCGGACGAGACCTCCCTGAGCACCACGGCCTCCTCTGTCACGCCCACCGGCGAGCTGCTGCCCCTGGGCCCCGTGGATGGCCGCTCCTGCTCCATGGACTCTGCCTACGGCACCCTCTCCCCAACCTCCCTGCAAGACTttgcagcccccacccctgcgGGGGAGCCAGTGCCCCGGCCCCCAGAATTGCCACAAGCCCCCTCAcctccaccctcaccccacctccgCCGCCGCACACCCGTTCTGCTGCTGCCGCGTCTGCCCCACCTGCTCAAGTCCAAATCTGAGGCCAGCCTCCTCCAGTTGCTGTCAGGGGCCACCACGTGTAGAGCGCCCCCCACGCCCAGCCGCAGTCTGTCAGAACTCTGCTTGGCCGTCACAGTCCCTGGCACGAGGACTCAGGGTTTCCCTCGGGAAGCTGGGTCCAGCTGGGCTCGCCGGGGGACACAAAACCCTGGCCGTGGCTCTGAGCCATCAGAGCTGGAGGGCAGAACCAGCTGCCTGGTGGGGGAGCCTAAAAGACCCGCCAGGAGGAGCAAAGAACTGCCCAGGGTCCAGTCCGAGCCCCCCCCCGGGATCTCTGCCCAGCACCGGCGGCTGACGCTCGCCCAGCTGTACCGAATCAGGACCACCCT